The Canis lupus familiaris isolate Mischka breed German Shepherd chromosome 5, alternate assembly UU_Cfam_GSD_1.0, whole genome shotgun sequence region GAGCATCCTGTTGGGCGGGGAAGCGAATTTCCTCTAAAAACATGTGGGCGCGGGGAAACGGGGGGCTTGGGGAAGTTtggatattttgtgttttttttttttttttttttcttgaacagaCTAacgaatttacaaaaaaaaaaaaaaaaaaaaaattttttttttgtacccagAATTGACAATCTGATTTTCCTTGGACCTCTTAATTCTGTCTTATCACAGAGTATTTAGGAACTTCATGCTCAAGTGTTAGTCCTTGAAAAAACAGTATTATATCCAGGTAATAATATACCTTTGGTGGTACGTCTTCACAAGGATTATGTAAGTGAACGACATACCTATTTCCAGCCAGGAAAGAATGATTTCAGTGGTCTCTGTTGGGGCATGCAAGGTCTGTGGGGCTTTTAGAGGTTGCACCTACCAGATTACCTTCTGCAAAGACAGGGAACACAACCGACATAAAAGGGGGGAGTATTTGACATATAAAATGGCATCTTTAAACGTTCTGTGAGATGTTCCATCCTCAGCAGTGGGAATATGTGCCTGTCACgtagtaggagctcaataaatatctgagtAAGTTACTGGGTAATGGATGACAGAAACCCAAACTGTGTTGTAGGAGTATCAAAATATACAGGAAAGAACAGGAGGGGGAAAAGTCCTGCAAACATAGCTTTGGTTCTATCTGTACAAATAGAGCTACCAAATTTCAACTCAAGGGGCACtgattttggtattttcttacaTTAATCAGAAGATGTCAGGTTTTGACACAGTTAACTGTCTGGAGATCTAAGATATATTTACACAGGAACAGTGTTGTGCTAAGCCATATCCATACTCTCCTATAGCATTTATAACACGTATTCTATGTGGCTGTGGTTAGTTTATTCATCTAATCTCCTATTGGTGAATATCTGTATTTTTAGCATGCTTTTACCTTAAAACTTTGCTAGCACTTTTTAAATGGTTCAAGAAGCTGCATAAATGCTCTGAAACATCCTATACCTTTTGGAAACAAAAAGGCATCAATACattgtatttaatataataaGGAATTTGATATTATTATAGCTCCTTGTTCTGTTTTTAGGGACATCTCACCTGCCGATTTCATACTAAAAATATGTCTCTGATAATCTCCTTACTCCTCTTTGGTCCATACAGACTATGGTAGCAACACAGCCTTTTTACTTAACgttttcttttcatagttttgGTAGCTTACCTTCCttgagtgattttctttttcactttctatcCTTTCCCATCCCCCATCACCTTATTTTAAGTTGTATTTGTACCTCCTGTTTGTTAGGCACAGTGTTATGTATTGAGGACACAGCCTTTGGAGCAAGTCGGCTACCATCTCCCAGACCCCATTAGTGCTGGGCCAGATGGTAGAGAAGGCAAAAGCCAAGTTACCACTTCAGTAATTCTCTGGTGTGCTGTGACATGGGTACTAAGGAGGAGCATTTTGGGACTGGTGTAACAATGTATAAATCAGTTTGCTTCAGtccttttatataaatatataaaaagacaatatttctatataaatataaaatatatatatatgcaaaaagataaataaaaatatgtttaaaagtttGTGACTCTAGAACCTCCTAAGTACTCTTCAGGGGCCTCTAGAGGAATACTGAATACTTGCCCAACCCACTGATAATTTAAATTACACAAGGGTACTAATGTAGGCCAGAGTAAATTAAATGTGATCCCTTAAAATTACAGGTGTCTAGAATGTTCACTAAATGGACTTGGAATCAAATGTGAACAATCAAATGTGAAATGTGGTTAGTTTTTGTCAAGTGTCCATTTCCTAGGCAGAGGGGACTGGGTGCACAGAGGCTCAGGATGGGAGAAGGATGATTCTGGGTGACtagaagcagtggggaggagagagcacACCCAAGGAGTGGAGAAGTAAGTAGGGGTCAGGGCAGGAGAGAGCATGCCCCAGGAGTGGAGGtggcggggcagggggtggggtgggggcagcatgCCCTGGGAGTAGAGAGGCAGGAGTAGAAGAGAGCATGCCCTGGGAGTAGAGAGGCAGGGGTAGGAGGAGAGAGCATGCCATGGGAGTGGAgaagcaggggttgggggagaatGAGGAGAGAGCATGCTCTAGGAGTGGAGAAGGGGGACAAGGGGTGGTGAAGGTGGCAGGGTGGCCAGTGGCACTCCGGGGCCAGGACAGCTGCCCAGATGAGGGCAGGGGGCCACCGATGGTACCGGGGCTGGCAGTGGGGctggcagagagggaaggagaggcagtgCTGAGTCAGATGAGAGGTGTGTGCTTTTTCCTAAATCCTGTGTGCATCTCATGAGGGAAGTCCTGCAGAAGCTGCAGGCTGATGGATTTGCACTTGTTTCTCTCCAGGAATTATTCAGCCTGCCTGTGCTACTAGATGAGTGGAAAACTCTGATTTGAACAAAGTGCCAACAAGAGATTGCCCTTGATTCCTGTGCTTTGTAGCATTTCTCAACTTTGCCCATCTTCTCTAAAAACTCTGCATTTAAAGTTAGGAAAATGAAGCAgttgaaaaggaagaggaaaagcaatTTTAGTGTTCAAGAGACTCAGACCCTTTTGAAAGAGATTACAAAACGGAAAGAAGTCATTTTTTCCAAGCAGCTCAACACCACAATCAATGTGATGAAGCGGATGGCCTGGGAGGAGATTGCACAGTGTGTGAATGCCGTCGGGGAGGGAGAACAGAGGACCGGGACAGAGGTGAAGAGGAGGTACCTGGACTGGCGGGCGCtcatgaagaggaagaggatgaaggcCAACATGAAGCTGGTCGGCTCGGGGTTTCCCCTTCCCACATCTGACTTAGATGACTCGCTCACTGAGGACATCGATGAAAAGATTGGATTCCGTAGTGACACAAATTTTGATTGGCAAAATGTGGCAGATTTCCGGGATGCAGGTGGATCCTTGACTGAGGTcaaagtggaagaggaggagagagatccCCAGAGCCCCGAGGTTAGTATGAGCCTGGGAATCCTCTTTCTTCTCACACCTTCAATTCTAGGAGTTTATGACAGGCCCGGAGCAGTGAAGTGCTCTGTCATTCAGGTGACTTAAAAGTAGTACCTGACACTCATTCCATTGTTCTCTCTTCATGTCATTCATCTCTCTTTGAACCAAATACACTTCTCCTACTTATATATACAGGTGACCCTTGGACAACGGGGGTAGGTGCCGGGGTGCCACCTCCTGCTCCCTGGAAAAGTGATGTATGAGGTTGGACTCCCCCAGAGCTTACCTACTGGGAGCCTGCTGTTGACCCGAAGCCTTCCGATAATAACACAAGCAGTCGATGACCAcgtattttgtgtgttttatacattatatattgtattcttaaacAAAAGCAAgctgtagagaaaaaaatattaagaaaatcataagagaatacGTTTCCAGTACTGTCCTGTATTTACGAAAGAGTTTGCATCCAGGTGGACCCGCACAGCTCAAACCCTTGTTGTTTAAGGGCGGAGCCTATGAGTGACGTTTGTCATTCATTATAAATAGttttcaaaactcaaaataagTGGTTTTATATGCTTGCACAATCCGGAAACTTGGTAAAGGAAGTGTTTAGACAGATTAATAACCACGAAGTAGAAATACATACTGAGTGTGGCTTTTTCCTTCTAGTTTGAGAtcgaggaggaggaagaaatattGTCGTCCGTCATACCGGATTCCAGGAGGGAGAATGAACTTCCTGATTTTCCGCACATCGATGAGTTTTTTACCTTGAACTCGACGCCATCTCGGTCTGCCTACGATGAGCCCCACTTGCTGGTGAACATTGAGAAGCAGAAGCTGGAGCTGGAGAAGCGGCGGCTGGATATCGAGGCCGAGCGGCTGCAGGTGGAGAAGGAGCGGCTGCAGGTGGAGAAGGAGCGGCTGCGCCACCTGGACCTGGAGCACGAGCGGCTACAGCTGGAGAAGGAGCGGCTGCAGATCGAGCGAGAGAAGCTGAGGCTCCGGATCGTCAGCTCTGAGAAGCCGTCTTTGGAGAGTGAACTTGGCCAAGGCGAGAAGTCCCTCCTGCAGCCACAGGACATAGAAGCAGAGAAGTTAAAACTGGAGAGAGAACGCTTGCAACTGGAGAAAGACAGGCTGCAGTTTCTGAAATTTGAGTCAGAGAAGCTGCAGATTGAGAAGGAACGCTTGCAAGTGGAGAAGGAGAGACTCCGCATTcagaaggaggggcacctgcaGTGACTTGGTTCCTGCTCATCCAGCAAATGTATGGGAACCGGGGATATTTCTGTATATCGGGTCATATAAAAGTGGTTGCCAGATTAGCTCTGTTGTTTTTCCTGTCTCATGTCTGTGTTTTCAATAGGAAGAGGATAGTTGTGTGGGGGTTACTGTACACTTTAGTAGATCAGCGTAGAAACTGCGTGCCCTAGCAGAAACTCTTGTGCTGCACTCTCTGAAGTAGTATCATTACGTAGAGTCTTGTATCATCTGTGCACTCAGTTGACAATTATATCTACGTAAAATTCTAGCTCGAAATTCTAGCTCGGTGGTTCTCATCGGGGTGGGAGGGTGGTGATTTTGACCCCTGgaagacatttggcaatgtctagagatatTTTCGGTTGTCAAAATGGGGCCGTGGAGTGGGTTGCCACTGGCATgtagtgggcagaggccagggctgcccagctggGTCCTGCTGTGCCTGGGATGGCTCCCCGCTCCCAAAGTACCCAACACAAAACAGCAGTGTTGCTGTGGTTGAGAAACCCTTTCCTAGCCTGGCTGTGCACCTAGGTAGTTGGTTTGTAGTTTCAAAGTACTAAAACCTCATATTTAAGTGGGTAGTTACTTAAATGGCCAAAACTTTTCACTATGTAACATTACGTGTGGTGTACTGAGCTTAGGGCGTGATGAAGACAGTAGGTATTGTGTCCCTGTGTTTGCATCGATAATCTGAGACGGCAAACAGTGCAGGGAATATCCGAGACTGTCCAAAATGGGTCACTTTGGAAACTGCATTCTTCAAGCTGTTGATGCTTTAGAAGCAACACTTGTCGCTTAAGGCTtagttcccttttttttctttggattcatGGTCTTAGTTTAGGTGGGAAAATTGTGCTTCAACCATGTATTGAAATCGtactgtaggggatccctgggtggctcggcagtttggcgcctgcctttggccccggggcgcgatcctggagtccgggggtcgagtcccgcgtcgggctcccggcatggagcctgcttctccctcctcctgtgtctctgcctctctctctctctctcataaataaataaataaatctttaaaaaaataaaataaaatgaaatgaaatcgtACTGTAAGTGAACGGTTGGAGGTAGTAAAAATGGTACCAATATAAACATGGTACTAGTAGTCCATGAGCTTGAAATGGACGAGGGGttaccttttaaataaatcatagcagctgtgtggggtgggaggagaggcagggaggggaggatggcATCTGTGCCCAGtggtgtgatgatgatgatagctgTGTGTGAATGGATTAGGGACACACCTGTCACATGCTGACCCAGGCTGTAGAACAGTTCCCGAGAGTAGTAGTAGTCCTaagtctgaggctcagagaaggagcACCAAGTGAAATCGTCATGTGTTTTGCCTCTCCCTGAGAAACCAAGTTTGAAACCAATCTTTAGTCCCTGTTCAGAGACTAAGGGCTTGCTTTTAACCTGGTGACTCGCCTCAGGTCCACCGCAGCTGTGGTTTCCACAATCCTGGGGTACTCACACACGCGCTACCCTTGAGAATCGCTGCACAAGATCACTTTGTAAACTCTCTGGTTTCCAGGACTGACAACGTAGCTTTAATGCATCTCTTCTGCTGAGAGACTACCTGGATTCTGCGTTTGTTCCTTGTTAATTTAAGAATGTCTTGAAACTGTATGTGATATCTGAGTAGGGATCTATAAGGAAAACATATACTTCTACTTCGTTACCTTGACCTTGAAATAGTGTTATTTTTCTACAACCAAAATAAATGCCTCTACCGTAGAAATAAATTTGCCTATACTATGTGAAAGTTTATCATTTCCAGTGCTGATCATCGGTGTGAGGTTGAGGGTTTTAATCCTGGAAGAGAGCCTGATCCGTGAGTGCGGGCACAGGGCCTCACATCAGGTTaggtactgtgctaggtgctCTTCACACATGGTTTTATTTACTCTCCAAATTAACTCTTGAGCTAAGTCATCCCTACTTctataagaaaggaaaaggatatACCAACACTGACCCAAATTTTTACCCCAGGGGCGCGGAGGAGAAGGGTGGAAGTTTGTGGGTGCAGTTGTAAGGGGTGCTTGTGACAGTAGCTTTGCTGTGGGCCGTGTGTGAAGAGCCCTGTAACTCACCCTGTGACTTGATCTCTTGGTTCATAAAGTGGGCAGTAGGAGACCTGCCCTGCTTCTGCTTCatagtttgttttaaataaaacagtgTATCAATTATAAAATGCTACTTAAGTGCGATGAGTTATCAGTGTTTAGATTTAAGATGAGTAGATTTTAATTTCCTAGAAGCAAGCGTTAAGAGAGCCAATACATTTTTGGGTGGAGCACTCTTAAGTTCctagaagagattttttttttttttttttcctaaagcagcAGCTCCTTGTCTTCCAGGGCTCTGGCTGGAGAGCCTTGGGTCTCTTCCCCCTTTCCGCAGTTGTGAATGGATTGGGTTGATTCACTCCAGTAGAAAACTTGATTGTTGGGTTTCTGACCAGCAGGGACCCTGGGAACGAGCCCTGTGGGTTACCACTGCTCTGTGTAGACCACTCTGGCACTCGGAGCCTCGTTCCGCTCATGGTTTTAGAGGCAATGAGACTGAGCTCTGGGGTGGTTCTGATCTCAGCTGGGTTCCTGTGGTCTGCAGGACGCCAGGTGTGGTTCAGCTTCTGTGGGGTGACTTAGCTTTCCTCATGGTGTTTGATCCTCTAACCAAACAGCTTGGGCTTGGTTGAGTGGGGATGGCAGGAAGTCATCAGAAAAGTAGAGATGCTCCAGGTGCCTCGAGGCCAAGGCTCAGAACTGGCACTTCACGTCTGCAGCACTGTATTTGCCAGAACATCACAGGACCAGACTAGAGTCAAGACTGAGTCCACCTCTCCACAGGAGGAACCGTGATGTTGTTCTGCAACAGATGGGGATACCCAGAGGGATGAGGAATTGTGGCCGCTTTTATCAACTCCATACCCATTCTGGGTTGCTGGGGACGCTCCTGACAGCAGCAGTCTTGCTAGCCCGTCTGGCTTTGCATATGTCCTGGACCAAGGTACCCTGGTATGGATGTTAAACTCTATGGTCATCCTGCTCATAAGTATGCCCTGTGTAAAGATGCTGAGTTAGAAAGAAGGGGCCATTAATTTGCAGGAAAAGAAAGTATTCTCTCAGGCTTTTTCTTGCAAATTAAACACTTTGTCTTTTAAACGGAAGAGAATTCTTGCTTCTCTCATTTCCTACCTCGTCTGTCCATTTTATACTACTTTGCTTCCCTCTTTTCATTCCTTTACCTCTTCATGTTTTGTCACTTATAATCCTGAATAGAAACACAAATCATACTGCtctgagaatattttattttaaattaacaacTACCTTTTCCTACCTTTCTGGCtttcactgttttgtttgtttcaaactCAACATTTTTCACTGCGTCTCTCTACATCTTACTTCCCcaaaagtaaatttaatttttaaagttatgtaaCTTTTAATTTGTCAATGCTTTCTAGTCACTATTCTCAGACCAGAAGTCGTACTTTCTAAAGCTCCCAGAATACTAACCTCCTGTTTGCTTTTCCAGTCTGTAACTTCTTTTTGACCTGTGTGATCCTTTATACACATACGCACCAGATGGGGTTTTAAGCAGTGCCTTCGTTAAAACCCAGATGGGGCTGATCAAATGAATGACTTTGAAATTGGAAAGAGTTTAGCATATGTACAGCTAGAAGACAACCAAAGGAGACCCATCTtttggggggtaaaaaaaaaaaaagctacattgGTTACTGATGTATCAAAAGATTAACTTACCACCCTCCACAGAGGCCTCATGACCATGCTGTCTGCACTGAGACCAGGAAGACATGAGAAATAACAATGgttataaaatttgaattttggtaAATAAGTTCTGAGAAGAACTTTCTCAATGAATTTCAtcaggaaatacttttttttttttttttttttttaccatttatctTTCAGATGTGACCCATTTGCCTTTAAACAAATTAGTAAGTTGAAATATAAAGTCTATCCATTCTAATGTCAATTACTATCAAATCTAAATTTCCAGCTTCCACCTCTGACTGAACTGTAATCCTGCATTTCCACTTATACAGCACCTCATCGTGTGCATCCTGCTGTTGTCTCGAGTGCCTGATGCAAGCCAGACCCGAATTCCCCAAGCCGTCTGGCCTCTGTAGCCTCACAGGTGTGCTGGCGGTTTGGGCTGGAAAGTGCAGTGGGTCCTCCTGTCTGCCCCCTTCAGACACTTGCACTTTGATGCCTCTGCTCTGTCTCCAGCCTCCTGGCTCGTCCTTAGCACAGCAGCAGTTGCTGTCTCAACTCCAGATGCTTCCTTTCTAATCCTTCTTGCACAATGCTTCCAGAGTAGATTTCCCCAAACACTGCTGTCGTCATGTCCTGAGAATTAACAAGACATGAAGCAGTAGAAGAGAGTTCTAGAAAGACCACAATTCTGGTCTCAGCGCTACTTTATCTGCTGGGTTGTGGCTGGCTGTCAGGGCGTCAGAGCCTCATTCTTCTTATGAATCAGCTCAAAGATATTAGAAGTTTGTCTTCCCTTTCACGAGTCCTCTATTTCCTCCTGCATCAAGTGTGATGTCCTCAAACGTCCTTTGTCCTGTTTAAAACATTCTTGTAAGGTCTGTTTGCCAAGCTGTCCTCCAAATATTTCATGCATTTTTCTTCCCGTTGCTTTCACCCTTgacctttttgttttctattcccaAGTTACCATCTGCAGAGCAAAGCATCTTCAGTTTCAGGGACTCAGTCATTTTTACAGCTCTCAaccattatttcaaaatactgaaattaGTTTCACTGACTACAACCACAATATTTTATCACAGGAAAAAGCTGGTATCTTTACATCTTTCAAAATCTGAAGACCTTTTGaactaaaatgttaaaacatCAGTCTGCCCAGCTTGTGACTCCCCAA contains the following coding sequences:
- the MSANTD4 gene encoding myb/SANT-like DNA-binding domain-containing protein 4, with protein sequence MKQLKRKRKSNFSVQETQTLLKEITKRKEVIFSKQLNTTINVMKRMAWEEIAQCVNAVGEGEQRTGTEVKRRYLDWRALMKRKRMKANMKLVGSGFPLPTSDLDDSLTEDIDEKIGFRSDTNFDWQNVADFRDAGGSLTEVKVEEEERDPQSPEFEIEEEEEILSSVIPDSRRENELPDFPHIDEFFTLNSTPSRSAYDEPHLLVNIEKQKLELEKRRLDIEAERLQVEKERLQVEKERLRHLDLEHERLQLEKERLQIEREKLRLRIVSSEKPSLESELGQGEKSLLQPQDIEAEKLKLERERLQLEKDRLQFLKFESEKLQIEKERLQVEKERLRIQKEGHLQ